A DNA window from Aminipila luticellarii contains the following coding sequences:
- a CDS encoding ferritin-like domain-containing protein encodes MDSELLENLRTYIRTELVDADLYRQLAPMAPNEMEMNLIMEMAADEQSHADDFKLIYKDLTGEIYRPSIPAIHLNAPYSDILRDRVIDETGDFRKYMHEHQEYFQNEALREAFFNAAVDENVHAVRLLNFTNNPEQ; translated from the coding sequence TTGGATTCAGAGTTACTTGAAAATCTGCGGACTTATATCAGAACTGAACTGGTAGACGCCGATTTATACCGCCAATTAGCACCCATGGCTCCCAATGAAATGGAAATGAATTTGATCATGGAGATGGCTGCAGATGAGCAAAGTCATGCGGATGATTTTAAGCTGATTTATAAAGATCTGACGGGAGAGATCTATCGCCCCTCTATACCGGCTATCCATCTCAATGCGCCTTATTCGGATATTCTTCGGGATCGTGTTATCGATGAGACCGGTGATTTCAGGAAGTACATGCATGAGCATCAGGAATATTTCCAGAACGAAGCGTTGAGAGAAGCCTTTTTCAATGCAGCGGTGGACGAAAATGTCCATGCGGTACGGTTATTAAATTTTACAAATAACCCGGAACAATAA
- a CDS encoding biotin/lipoyl-containing protein, whose amino-acid sequence MRKYNIKVNGNTYEVEVEEVGGAQAPAAPAASRPIAKPAAKEAKTAPAVPKAAAVQAVRPAAAAADAKTIASPMPGTVLEVKVAPGQAVKAGEVLVILEAMKMENEIAAPADGIIDTVQIAKGASVNAKDILITMK is encoded by the coding sequence ATGAGGAAATATAATATAAAAGTAAACGGAAATACCTATGAAGTGGAAGTGGAAGAAGTCGGAGGAGCTCAAGCTCCTGCTGCACCGGCAGCTTCAAGACCCATAGCGAAACCGGCAGCGAAGGAAGCCAAGACAGCTCCCGCCGTACCGAAAGCTGCCGCTGTGCAGGCGGTCAGACCCGCAGCAGCTGCAGCCGATGCGAAAACAATAGCTTCCCCTATGCCAGGAACGGTTCTTGAGGTAAAGGTCGCTCCGGGACAAGCTGTAAAGGCCGGAGAGGTTTTAGTGATTTTAGAAGCCATGAAAATGGAAAATGAAATTGCCGCACCGGCAGACGGAATCATTGATACGGTTCAGATTGCTAAAGGAGCTTCCGTAAATGCAAAAGACATTCTGATCACTATGAAATAA
- a CDS encoding acyl-CoA carboxylase subunit beta, which produces MNKLDELLKLKAEIAMGGGQKKIDAQHAGGKLTARERLAVLFDEDTFVEMDVFVSHRCHNFDMEDKKAPGDGVVTGYGMVNGRLVFAYAQDFTVLGGSLGEYHAEKIVKVQNMALKMGAPIVGLNDSGGARIQEGVNALSGFGKIFYNNTISSGVIPQISVIMGPCAGGAVYSPAITDFIFMVDQTSQMFITGPQVIKTVTGEDITAETLGGAMTHNTTSGVAHFIGKDDTETLIQVRELLSYMPSNNLETAPVYATNDSPNRLIPEFNEIIPENPNKAYDMYDIITNLADEGQFYDVMPLYAQNIITCFIRLDGTTVGVIANQPHVGAGCLDINASDKAARFIRRCDAFNIPVLTIEDVPGFLPGMDQEFGGIIRHGAKMLYAYCEATVPKITMILRKAYGGAYIGMCNKELGADLVLAWPSAQIAVMGAAGAANIVFKKEIKNAEDPKAKREEKIAEYEEIFNNPYRAAEMGYVDDIIEPSTARQRIISGFDMLKSKRQSLPAKKHGNIPL; this is translated from the coding sequence ATGAACAAGCTTGATGAGCTTCTAAAGCTCAAGGCAGAAATCGCCATGGGCGGCGGGCAGAAGAAAATAGATGCCCAGCATGCCGGCGGAAAACTGACAGCTCGTGAAAGACTGGCGGTTTTATTCGATGAAGACACTTTTGTAGAAATGGACGTGTTCGTTTCCCATAGATGCCATAACTTTGATATGGAGGATAAAAAAGCTCCGGGAGACGGAGTCGTAACCGGCTATGGCATGGTGAACGGAAGACTGGTATTTGCATATGCTCAGGATTTTACCGTACTGGGAGGCTCCCTTGGCGAGTATCATGCGGAGAAGATCGTGAAAGTACAGAATATGGCTTTGAAAATGGGTGCGCCCATTGTCGGATTGAACGATTCGGGCGGTGCCAGGATTCAGGAAGGGGTCAACGCCCTTTCCGGCTTTGGTAAAATCTTTTATAACAATACGATTTCTTCTGGAGTGATTCCTCAGATTTCGGTCATTATGGGGCCTTGTGCAGGGGGTGCCGTTTATTCTCCTGCTATTACAGATTTTATATTTATGGTAGATCAGACCAGCCAGATGTTCATAACCGGACCGCAGGTCATCAAAACGGTGACCGGTGAAGACATTACTGCTGAAACACTGGGAGGCGCCATGACTCATAATACCACCAGCGGAGTGGCTCATTTTATCGGAAAAGACGATACGGAAACCCTTATTCAGGTCAGAGAGCTGCTTTCGTACATGCCGTCTAACAATCTGGAAACAGCACCGGTATATGCTACGAATGACAGCCCCAATCGATTGATTCCGGAGTTCAATGAGATTATTCCGGAAAATCCCAACAAAGCATACGATATGTATGACATCATTACAAACCTGGCCGACGAGGGACAGTTCTATGATGTGATGCCTCTTTATGCACAGAACATCATCACTTGTTTTATCCGGCTGGATGGAACCACAGTCGGTGTAATCGCCAATCAGCCGCATGTGGGAGCCGGATGTCTGGATATCAATGCGTCGGATAAAGCAGCCAGATTTATAAGAAGGTGTGATGCCTTCAATATTCCGGTGCTGACAATCGAAGATGTACCGGGATTTTTACCGGGAATGGATCAGGAGTTCGGCGGTATCATCCGTCATGGAGCAAAGATGCTCTACGCTTATTGTGAAGCGACGGTTCCTAAAATTACTATGATATTGAGAAAAGCGTACGGAGGAGCCTATATCGGGATGTGCAACAAAGAGCTGGGAGCCGATTTAGTTCTGGCATGGCCTTCCGCACAGATCGCGGTAATGGGGGCGGCCGGAGCTGCCAACATCGTCTTTAAAAAAGAAATTAAAAATGCAGAGGATCCAAAAGCAAAAAGAGAAGAAAAAATTGCCGAATACGAAGAAATCTTTAACAATCCTTACAGAGCGGCTGAAATGGGCTATGTGGATGACATTATTGAGCCGTCCACCGCAAGACAGAGGATTATCAGCGGCTTCGACATGCTCAAGTCCAAGAGACAGTCCTTACCTGCTAAAAAACATGGGAATATTCCGCTTTAG
- a CDS encoding glycerophosphodiester phosphodiesterase family protein: protein MNRKFLDRLQKYITKSIVVAVAMAMATTLSFGQSEEGTGQKTKTEQPRVYERMIAHGAGAVEGFDTSSSVEAVNQAIQNGFKIIELDMEFSSDDKIIMLHDWDRTVTNYLGRTFDAPLTLKQFNNQLICGRFEPLTFDKLTKILDQNPQIRIVTDTKEDNIKLLTMIAEQYPAYINRMIPQIYDYKEFEPVEALGYQDIIFTLYMQDTIDYNKLLSFVKKNRIYAVTVGKDYWIKGLPQKLSRDGVVVYTHPVDTVEEAQEQFALGAYGIYSSQLTPEEVQGAGAEYYLMQADESGKRVKLTDTVLHQDAVRAVQIHGNLEGKALKYKLDGKNLEERMAELSDSPSTVHDLSVELWDMSGKSEENTRKPLYIMNYILTKDQGEIRILDKKYAYRLKALKELPDFTAVLSQADPKETLGSMIEILSKSFIAKAGSYYYYNNESAGSYSVGDELMSPQKSISGNVIVPLAETLEQLGAEGITMDSARYVYMDMNHVRTIGQVYGNYVRKDIHNVKVSVPLSLYRGKTMGGGEIISTVSGRNFIEDRDLLIILPQNCKVSKETAAQLIEFADRLYKN, encoded by the coding sequence ATGAACAGAAAATTTTTAGATCGACTACAAAAATATATAACAAAGAGTATTGTAGTAGCTGTTGCCATGGCAATGGCTACTACTTTATCGTTCGGACAGTCGGAAGAAGGCACCGGACAGAAAACGAAAACAGAACAGCCAAGGGTCTACGAAAGGATGATCGCACACGGAGCCGGAGCAGTAGAAGGCTTTGATACTTCCAGCTCGGTGGAAGCAGTGAATCAGGCCATACAAAACGGTTTTAAAATAATCGAGCTGGATATGGAATTTTCTTCTGATGATAAAATTATTATGCTTCACGACTGGGACAGAACGGTAACGAATTATCTGGGAAGAACCTTTGATGCACCGCTGACGCTGAAACAATTTAACAACCAGCTGATCTGCGGCAGATTTGAGCCGCTGACGTTTGACAAGCTTACGAAAATTCTGGATCAGAATCCGCAGATACGAATTGTAACAGATACCAAAGAGGATAACATAAAGCTTCTCACCATGATTGCCGAGCAATATCCGGCCTACATAAACCGCATGATTCCTCAGATTTACGACTACAAGGAGTTTGAACCGGTGGAAGCTCTCGGATATCAGGATATTATCTTTACCCTGTATATGCAGGATACCATTGATTACAATAAGCTGTTGAGCTTTGTTAAAAAGAATCGTATTTATGCGGTCACGGTGGGCAAGGATTACTGGATTAAAGGGCTGCCTCAGAAGCTGTCAAGGGATGGCGTGGTGGTCTATACCCATCCGGTAGATACGGTGGAAGAGGCGCAGGAGCAGTTCGCATTGGGGGCTTATGGCATTTATTCCAGCCAATTAACACCGGAAGAGGTACAGGGTGCCGGAGCGGAATACTATTTGATGCAGGCGGATGAGTCCGGTAAAAGGGTAAAGCTTACGGATACCGTGCTTCATCAGGATGCGGTCAGAGCAGTTCAGATTCATGGAAATCTGGAGGGAAAAGCCCTAAAATACAAGCTGGATGGGAAAAATCTCGAAGAACGAATGGCAGAGCTTTCGGATTCTCCTTCCACGGTTCACGACCTCTCTGTGGAGCTTTGGGATATGTCCGGAAAATCCGAAGAAAACACCCGAAAACCTCTGTATATCATGAACTATATCCTGACAAAGGATCAGGGAGAAATTCGAATTCTAGACAAAAAATATGCGTACAGGCTCAAAGCCTTAAAAGAGCTTCCGGACTTTACGGCAGTCCTGTCTCAAGCAGACCCAAAAGAAACGTTGGGAAGCATGATTGAAATTTTGTCCAAATCCTTTATAGCGAAGGCTGGCAGCTACTATTATTATAACAATGAATCCGCCGGAAGCTATTCGGTGGGGGATGAATTGATGTCCCCGCAGAAATCCATCAGCGGTAACGTGATCGTGCCTCTGGCCGAGACCTTAGAACAGCTTGGTGCGGAGGGTATCACCATGGATTCAGCCAGATATGTTTATATGGATATGAACCATGTGAGAACCATCGGTCAGGTATACGGCAACTATGTGAGAAAGGATATTCATAATGTGAAAGTATCCGTTCCGCTTTCTTTGTACAGAGGAAAGACCATGGGGGGCGGCGAAATTATTTCTACCGTATCGGGCAGAAACTTTATAGAGGATCGGGATCTGCTTATAATCCTTCCCCAAAACTGCAAGGTATCAAAAGAGACAGCAGCCCAATTAATAGAATTTGCAGATCGGCTGTATAAAAACTAA
- a CDS encoding PucR family transcriptional regulator, which produces MKVTVKDCLDLEVFKNARLVAGRKKLETRVRTVSVLETTEVDEVRSYFAHDSEMVLSGFFHSRADEGKQIEIVRTLAKAGTAALVLFYVEAPELDLKKEVLATADRVGLPIIIMPNDKDLKYADVIKQVLEDILYGDNFGNRLISNTIFHLLNFEKHSNFQSAVREAAINNDFQLILLSEDFNPILSIETRHKVTIQDAINLGRERDVERSAVYTMIDVNGVLTYWGPVNISGEKYFMFIVDNEDSYSAGEITKLAEIIELAMGMWKYTPERDARAEFIKALRRGNKSLAYTLKEEAGIESESILSVFFARGIENEEGYKILMNFEKEKDLGIMKITEGEETYGMILNKKGQGEDMKSAKRACCIGLFNKLKEDKTVRIFHVTGIDGIEGAADAYRLISESWGFVQNVFPYKRVFTKYELALVSNCINIQLQGGYVKKNYIELLEPFKEAKENKGRQLLETLETFVLDAGMNSAKTSEFMGIHTNTVQYRLKKINEVLDVEITGNRVIPGLTIALALKRLERVVH; this is translated from the coding sequence ATGAAGGTTACAGTAAAAGATTGTCTTGACTTAGAAGTTTTTAAAAATGCAAGACTGGTAGCGGGGAGAAAAAAGCTTGAGACCAGGGTCAGAACCGTTTCGGTTCTGGAAACAACAGAGGTAGATGAAGTACGCAGCTATTTTGCCCACGACAGTGAAATGGTTCTGTCCGGATTCTTTCATTCCAGAGCAGATGAAGGAAAGCAGATCGAAATCGTCCGAACGCTGGCAAAAGCCGGAACAGCCGCATTAGTACTGTTCTATGTGGAAGCCCCCGAACTGGATTTAAAAAAAGAAGTGCTGGCTACTGCGGATCGAGTGGGACTTCCCATCATAATCATGCCCAATGACAAAGATTTAAAATATGCGGATGTGATCAAACAGGTGCTGGAAGACATCCTGTATGGGGATAATTTTGGGAACCGGCTGATCAGTAACACGATTTTTCATCTGCTGAATTTTGAAAAACACAGCAATTTTCAGTCGGCGGTAAGAGAAGCAGCGATCAATAATGACTTTCAGCTGATTCTGTTAAGTGAGGATTTTAATCCAATTCTTTCCATAGAAACCAGACACAAAGTGACGATACAGGATGCCATTAATCTGGGCAGAGAACGGGACGTGGAGCGTTCCGCCGTCTACACCATGATTGATGTGAACGGGGTTCTGACCTATTGGGGTCCGGTGAACATCAGCGGTGAAAAATACTTTATGTTTATTGTAGATAACGAGGATTCTTATTCCGCAGGAGAAATCACCAAGCTGGCTGAGATCATAGAACTGGCCATGGGCATGTGGAAATATACACCGGAAAGAGATGCAAGGGCAGAGTTCATAAAGGCCTTGCGCCGGGGCAACAAGAGTCTGGCTTATACGCTGAAAGAAGAAGCCGGAATAGAAAGTGAAAGTATTTTAAGTGTTTTCTTTGCCAGAGGAATCGAAAATGAAGAAGGGTACAAAATTCTCATGAATTTTGAAAAAGAGAAAGATCTGGGCATCATGAAGATTACCGAAGGAGAAGAAACGTATGGAATGATCCTGAACAAAAAAGGCCAGGGCGAGGATATGAAATCGGCCAAAAGAGCCTGCTGCATCGGCCTGTTTAACAAACTAAAGGAAGATAAGACCGTACGAATTTTCCATGTAACAGGGATTGACGGCATAGAAGGAGCAGCCGACGCATACCGGTTGATCAGCGAATCCTGGGGATTCGTTCAGAATGTATTTCCGTACAAGAGAGTCTTTACGAAGTATGAGCTGGCGCTTGTGAGCAACTGCATTAATATACAGCTTCAAGGCGGATATGTTAAAAAGAACTATATTGAGCTTTTGGAACCGTTTAAGGAAGCAAAAGAAAACAAAGGAAGACAGCTGCTTGAAACGCTGGAGACCTTTGTGCTGGACGCAGGTATGAACAGTGCTAAAACTTCGGAGTTTATGGGTATACATACCAATACCGTCCAATACAGACTGAAAAAAATAAATGAAGTTCTTGACGTAGAAATAACGGGCAACCGGGTCATACCAGGTCTTACTATTGCATTGGCTTTAAAAAGACTGGAACGGGTTGTTCATTAA
- the ftsH gene encoding ATP-dependent zinc metalloprotease FtsH translates to MKKLAKNMGIYVAIFAIVLVMAWAYQGVPQEKEIKTVAFSSFVTELQKENVKEVNLTNYTVKATLKDGDKIITYAPSIADVSIVSDQYIYPQMEKGIIYSSDKPKETPWYISMLPTLIMILALVFFWFIMMNQGGGGGKVMSFGKSRARMHKDDELKKVTYKEVAGLDEEKEELAEVVDFLRNPKKYRDLGARIPKGILLVGPPGTGKTYLSKATAGEAGVPFYSISGSDFVEMFVGVGASRVRDLFEQAKKSAPCIIFIDEIDAVGRKRGAGIGGGHDEREQTLNQLLVEMDGFGENTGIIILAATNRPDILDPALLRPGRFDRQVVIGVPDIKGREAIFEVHSRNKPLDESVNAKVLARRTPGFTPADIENLLNEAALLAARRNGRKIRMDEIEEAITKVIAGPEKKSRVINEAERKLTAYHEAGHAIVARALPNTDPVHQITIIPRGRAGGFTMILPKEDRSYGTKITMREQIIHLLGGRVAEKLTLDDISTGASNDIMRATDIARDMVTKYGFSEKLGPINYGSTDEVFLGNDYQTRKNYSEEIAKEIDDEIRVIIEDAFEEAERLLTENMDKLHVVAKTLLEIETLDGEQFEALFTGKYTSEELLQHIREKEEVKKQANAEEAAETERLLKEAEEREKALLEAFDTDYMNDDVSEESDSETESKKDSEKEDESEDEEKK, encoded by the coding sequence TTGAAAAAATTAGCAAAAAATATGGGGATTTATGTAGCTATTTTCGCTATTGTGCTGGTTATGGCATGGGCCTACCAGGGAGTTCCTCAGGAGAAAGAAATAAAAACAGTGGCATTCTCAAGCTTTGTTACGGAGCTTCAAAAGGAGAATGTAAAGGAGGTAAACCTTACCAATTACACTGTGAAAGCTACCTTGAAAGATGGTGACAAAATCATAACGTATGCACCGTCTATTGCAGACGTCAGTATTGTCAGCGACCAGTATATTTATCCGCAAATGGAAAAAGGGATCATCTACAGCAGTGATAAGCCAAAGGAAACCCCATGGTATATATCCATGCTTCCTACATTGATTATGATTCTTGCACTGGTCTTTTTCTGGTTCATTATGATGAATCAGGGCGGAGGCGGCGGAAAAGTCATGTCCTTCGGAAAGAGCAGAGCCAGAATGCATAAGGATGACGAACTGAAAAAGGTCACCTATAAAGAGGTTGCGGGATTGGATGAGGAAAAGGAAGAATTGGCAGAAGTGGTCGACTTTCTTAGAAATCCGAAGAAGTATCGGGATTTAGGAGCCAGGATTCCAAAGGGGATTTTGCTCGTAGGACCTCCGGGAACCGGAAAAACGTATCTGTCAAAAGCCACTGCGGGAGAGGCCGGTGTGCCGTTCTACAGCATCAGCGGATCGGATTTCGTGGAAATGTTTGTCGGCGTGGGAGCTTCCAGAGTTCGAGATCTGTTTGAGCAGGCTAAAAAGAGCGCACCGTGTATTATCTTCATCGATGAGATCGACGCTGTGGGCAGAAAAAGAGGAGCCGGAATCGGCGGCGGACACGACGAAAGAGAACAGACTTTAAATCAGTTATTGGTAGAAATGGATGGATTCGGAGAGAACACCGGTATTATTATTCTGGCGGCTACGAACAGACCGGACATCCTCGACCCGGCGCTGCTAAGACCGGGAAGATTTGACAGGCAGGTCGTGATCGGAGTTCCTGATATAAAGGGAAGAGAAGCTATCTTTGAGGTCCATTCCAGAAACAAGCCGCTGGACGAATCGGTCAATGCGAAAGTGCTGGCCAGAAGAACTCCGGGATTTACACCGGCTGACATTGAAAATCTTCTGAACGAAGCCGCTTTGCTGGCGGCCAGAAGAAACGGCAGAAAAATCCGAATGGATGAAATCGAAGAAGCTATTACGAAAGTCATAGCCGGACCTGAAAAGAAAAGCCGGGTCATCAATGAAGCAGAAAGAAAGCTGACCGCTTATCACGAAGCCGGCCATGCAATCGTAGCAAGAGCCTTGCCGAATACCGATCCGGTTCACCAGATCACCATTATTCCGAGAGGAAGAGCAGGCGGATTTACGATGATCCTGCCGAAAGAAGACCGCTCTTACGGAACGAAGATCACCATGAGAGAGCAGATCATTCATCTGCTTGGGGGGCGTGTTGCTGAAAAGCTGACGCTGGATGACATTAGTACCGGTGCCAGCAACGATATTATGAGAGCAACGGATATTGCCAGAGATATGGTAACAAAATACGGATTCAGTGAAAAATTAGGACCGATTAATTACGGCTCTACAGATGAAGTATTTTTAGGAAATGATTATCAGACCAGAAAAAATTACTCTGAAGAAATCGCAAAAGAAATTGACGATGAGATCAGAGTGATTATAGAGGATGCTTTTGAAGAAGCTGAAAGACTCTTAACAGAAAATATGGATAAACTTCATGTGGTTGCAAAGACTTTACTTGAAATCGAAACTCTTGACGGTGAACAGTTCGAAGCACTTTTCACCGGGAAATACACGTCGGAAGAACTGCTTCAGCACATCCGAGAAAAAGAAGAGGTCAAGAAACAGGCAAATGCCGAAGAAGCCGCTGAAACGGAAAGACTGTTAAAAGAAGCGGAAGAACGGGAGAAAGCTTTGTTGGAAGCATTTGATACAGACTATATGAATGATGATGTATCAGAGGAATCAGACTCGGAGACCGAAAGCAAAAAAGATTCGGAAAAAGAGGACGAATCCGAAGACGAAGAAAAGAAATAG
- the tilS gene encoding tRNA lysidine(34) synthetase TilS, with translation MGVFKRFSRADCESIEQCDILESMVENKIRKTILDKNLIEKKEHIIIGLSGGPDSVCLFNALMNLSDELQYTLSAVHVNHKFRPGAAEEDQAYVEELCRHRGIPCASFVYDCKAIAEEKGISSEEAGRLVRYQSFYEEAKQLIDNKRYEPSQIKIAVAHNLNDQAETLLMRIIRGTGTDGLAGMEYSRAGEFGTTIIRPLLDVPRKDIEAYCRENQLNPRMDHTNNEPLYTRNKIRLHLIPQIEKELNTNVIEGLNRLSKIAKNDKEYFDMQVKDAMEQAALVIPDKTHGEQEEIQGISFSLAQLKDMHPAIRHRVVKKALETIGLNQGITASHLESADHLIDGENDSVRADFPKGYGVAVSYGEVRFFKNDPVTLGYVSNTELKSRLMIRIVKNEGNLKDISKNGTRRFAALDLGKVLEKIWNRDTPYFDFIQEGSSGQKEKEEHSDFEHQLLYELQVMLQIRTRKQGDWMVPLGMNGRKKLQDIFVDEKVYKECRDQVPMVCVGDEVIWIIGDDVSGYNTGMKRGRISENYKLDKDTKDIVLLEYLEKL, from the coding sequence ATGGGTGTATTTAAACGATTTAGCAGAGCAGATTGCGAATCAATAGAACAGTGTGATATACTAGAATCTATGGTAGAGAATAAAATAAGAAAAACGATTTTAGATAAAAATTTAATAGAAAAAAAGGAGCACATCATTATAGGCCTTTCCGGAGGTCCTGATTCGGTGTGCCTTTTTAATGCGTTAATGAATTTGTCTGATGAATTGCAATATACCCTTTCAGCAGTCCATGTGAATCACAAATTTAGGCCTGGTGCAGCTGAGGAGGACCAGGCATATGTTGAAGAGTTGTGCAGGCACAGAGGAATTCCATGCGCCAGCTTCGTATACGACTGCAAGGCCATAGCAGAGGAAAAGGGCATCAGCAGTGAGGAAGCCGGAAGACTGGTACGGTATCAGTCTTTTTATGAGGAAGCAAAACAACTTATCGACAATAAACGATATGAACCGTCACAGATTAAAATTGCCGTAGCTCACAACCTGAACGATCAGGCAGAAACACTGCTTATGCGGATTATAAGGGGAACGGGGACCGATGGGCTGGCAGGAATGGAATACAGCAGGGCGGGCGAATTTGGAACCACCATTATCCGTCCGCTGCTGGATGTACCAAGAAAAGACATAGAAGCGTACTGCCGGGAAAATCAGCTGAATCCGAGAATGGATCACACCAATAATGAGCCGCTTTATACGAGAAATAAGATCCGGCTGCATTTGATCCCTCAGATAGAAAAAGAGCTTAATACCAATGTAATAGAAGGATTGAACCGGCTGAGTAAAATTGCTAAAAATGACAAAGAATATTTCGATATGCAGGTGAAGGATGCCATGGAGCAGGCAGCGCTGGTAATTCCCGATAAGACCCACGGGGAGCAGGAGGAAATCCAGGGGATTTCTTTCAGCCTGGCGCAGCTTAAAGATATGCATCCCGCTATTCGGCACAGGGTGGTGAAAAAAGCCTTGGAAACCATCGGTTTGAATCAGGGAATTACGGCGTCTCATTTGGAGTCGGCCGATCATCTGATTGACGGAGAGAATGATTCTGTCCGAGCCGATTTTCCGAAAGGATATGGGGTAGCCGTGTCGTATGGTGAAGTGCGGTTCTTCAAAAATGACCCTGTGACGCTTGGTTATGTATCAAATACTGAATTAAAATCCAGACTGATGATAAGAATAGTAAAGAATGAAGGAAATCTAAAAGATATTTCCAAGAATGGGACAAGAAGATTTGCGGCACTGGATTTGGGCAAGGTACTGGAAAAAATATGGAATCGGGATACCCCTTATTTTGATTTCATTCAGGAAGGAAGCAGCGGGCAGAAGGAAAAGGAAGAACATAGCGACTTTGAACACCAGCTCCTTTACGAGCTGCAGGTGATGCTTCAAATAAGAACCAGAAAGCAGGGAGATTGGATGGTTCCTTTGGGCATGAACGGGCGGAAAAAACTTCAGGATATATTTGTAGACGAGAAGGTGTATAAGGAATGCCGCGATCAAGTTCCTATGGTCTGTGTCGGCGATGAGGTCATCTGGATTATCGGAGATGATGTAAGCGGATACAACACCGGGATGAAAAGAGGGAGAATCAGTGAAAATTACAAATTGGACAAGGATACAAAGGATATAGTTCTGCTTGAATATTTAGAGAAATTATGA